The sequence GCGAAGATGCTATCGTAAACTCAAAGATGGTTACTGCTGAGATTAAGGGTTATCAGGGCGATGATAATAACCACATCGACCAGTATCACGTAGGTACCAGCACCAAACACTACTTTGCCTATGGTGCCCCCTGGACTGGAAAGGATCGTACTCCAGCCTACCTCTCGCCACAGATGATTCGCGAGAAGTATTTTGAGCCATTCAAGGCAGCTGCTTTGGCTGGTACACTCACCATGATGGTTAATTCGGCTTCAGTCAACGGCGTGCCTGTTCATGCCAGCTACGAGTATCTGACCAAGTGGCTGAAGGAAGACCTGCAGTGGGATGGATTCCTGGTTACCGACTGGGCTGATATCAACAATCTGTTCTCTCGTGAGCATGTAGCTAAGGATAAGAAAGATGCCATCCGCATTGCTATCAATGCTGGTATCGATATGTCGATGGATCCCTATAGCGTTGAGTTCTGTATCCTGCTGAAGGAGCTGGTACAGGAGGGTAAGGTGAAGATGAGTCGTATTGATGATGCTGTTCGCCGTATCCTGCGTGCCAAGTATCGTCTGGGCCTCTTCGAGAAGCCAAACACAGGTGGAAAGGGCTTTGAGAAGTTTGGTAGTGCTGAGTTTGCAGCCGCTTCGTTGAAGGCTGCTGAGGAGAGCGAGGTGCTGCTGAAGAACGAGGGCAATATTCTGCCTCTGGCAAAGGGTAAGAAGATTCTGTTGACTGGTCCTAACGCCAACCAGATGCGTTGTCTGCATGGTGGTTGGAGCTACACCTGGCAGGGTTCGAAGGCAGAGGAACTCTCAGAGAAGTACAACACCATCTACGAGGCTCTGTGTAATAAGTATGGTAAGGAGAACATCATTCTGGAGCAGGGTGTGACCTATAATGAGAATGGAGCTTACTATGATGAGAACGAGCCACAGATTGACAAGGCTGTAGCCGCTGCCGACAAGGCCGATGTGATTATCGCTTGTATCGGTGAGAACTCATATACCGAGACACCTGGTAACCTGAACGACCTGTGGCTGTCGGCAAATCAGCGCAACCTGGTAAAGGCACTCGCCAAGACTGGCAAGCCCATCGTCATGGTGCTGAACGAGGGTCGTCCTCGTCTGATTGCTGATATCGAGCCATTGGCTAAGGCTGTGGTAGATATCCTGATTCCTGGTAACTACGGTGGCGACGCGCTGGCTAACCTGTTGGCTGGCGATGCTAACTTCTCGGCAAAGATGCCTTACACCTATCCTCGCGAGATTAACTCGCTGAACACCTATGATTATAAGGTATCAGAAGAGGTGGGCACCATGGCTGGCGCTTACAACTACGATGCAAAGGTAAGTTTGCAGTGGCCCTTCGGCTATGGCATCAGCTACACCACCTACGAGTACA is a genomic window of Xylanibacter ruminicola 23 containing:
- a CDS encoding glycoside hydrolase family 3 N-terminal domain-containing protein, with the translated sequence MKKTILSITMICAATMMQAQQPAIPRDAVLEAKIEKTLAKMTLDEKIGQMLELNLDIIGKMTVENAKVDREKVRSVMQQYGRSEAEIKDLLKMTDQQIIDKLGGFPVDIYQGDTKRVWKLNEQMLDTLISKWKVGSILNAPGTKAPTVAQWQQWIQLIQKKSMKYLGIPDIYGLDHNHGVTYTQGGTLFPQPINLGASFNTELARRGAEITAYESRAANCPWVYNPVVDLSRDPRWPRVYESFGEDAIVNSKMVTAEIKGYQGDDNNHIDQYHVGTSTKHYFAYGAPWTGKDRTPAYLSPQMIREKYFEPFKAAALAGTLTMMVNSASVNGVPVHASYEYLTKWLKEDLQWDGFLVTDWADINNLFSREHVAKDKKDAIRIAINAGIDMSMDPYSVEFCILLKELVQEGKVKMSRIDDAVRRILRAKYRLGLFEKPNTGGKGFEKFGSAEFAAASLKAAEESEVLLKNEGNILPLAKGKKILLTGPNANQMRCLHGGWSYTWQGSKAEELSEKYNTIYEALCNKYGKENIILEQGVTYNENGAYYDENEPQIDKAVAAADKADVIIACIGENSYTETPGNLNDLWLSANQRNLVKALAKTGKPIVMVLNEGRPRLIADIEPLAKAVVDILIPGNYGGDALANLLAGDANFSAKMPYTYPREINSLNTYDYKVSEEVGTMAGAYNYDAKVSLQWPFGYGISYTTYEYSNLKVDKKQFTAADVLTVSVDVKNTGAKAGKEAVLLYSSDLVASIVPDNKRLRDFTKIELQPGEVKTVTFQLPAKNLAFVGADGKWTLEEGDFILKVGNQTVGTACTQTKIWDEPNI